One genomic window of Columba livia isolate bColLiv1 breed racing homer chromosome 9, bColLiv1.pat.W.v2, whole genome shotgun sequence includes the following:
- the SUCNR1 gene encoding succinate receptor 1 isoform X1, whose protein sequence is MIESYANEATRGRGAAHRGPCTVPTARSSGVMEQQHVALAMAANETGGCSLMIRALEKYYLSTMYSLEFILGFIGNTIVVFGYIFCLKNWKSGNIYLFNLSLSDLLFLCTLPILVNSYSREQWAKESTWCYSNRFLLHANLYSSILFLTAISIDRYMLIKYPFREHVLQKRKSALIASAAIWVGVILELLPLVFFLEPKTPANNYKCLDYASSGDPTKSLIYSMFLTVFGFLIPLVIMCCFYVKMVLFLKNRSEQLSSLLTLEKPLTLVVLTVVIFSLLFTPYHVMRNVRLASRVPALNVSGCTQDVISAVYIVTRPIAFLNSAINPVFYFLMGDHFREMLMAKVRQLWSRVTTTSE, encoded by the exons ATGATTGAATCATATGCAAACGAGGCGACACGGGGACGTGGTGCTGCTCACCGGGGTCCCTGCACTGTCCCCACGGCGAGGTCCAGTGGTGTGATGGAGCAGCAGCATGTGGCCCTGGCCATG GCTGCGAATGAGACAGGCGGCTGTTCGCTCATGATCAGAGCCCTAGAGAAGTATTATCTTTCCACCATGTACAGCCTTGAGTTCATTTTAGGCTTCATTGGGAACACCATTGTTGTGTTTGGCTATATCTTCTGcctgaaaaactggaaaagtGGCAATATCTACCTGTTCAATTTATCATTATcagatttattatttctgtgtaCTCTTCCAATACTCGTGAACAGCTACTCCAGAGAACAATGGGCGAAAGAGAGCACCTGGTGTTACAGCAACAGGTTCCTGCTGCATGCGAACCTGTACAGCAGCATCCTTTTTCTCACCGCCATCAGCATTGACCGATACATGCTCATCAAATACCCTTTCAGAGAACACGTCCTACAGAAGAGGAAATCGGCCCTTATCGCGTCTGCTGCCATATGGGTTGGGGTGATTCTGGAGCTCCTGCCCTTGGTGTTTTTCCTGGAGCCTAAAACACCTGCCAATAACTACAAGTGCCTTGATTACGCAAGCTCTGGAGACCCCACAAAAAGCCTCATCTATAGCATGTTTCTGACGGTCTTTGGGTTCCTCATCCCTCTTGTGATCATGTGCTGCTTCTACGTGAAGAtggttctttttcttaaaaacaggagtGAGCAGCTCAGTTCCCTCCTGACGCTCGAAAAGCCTCTGACTTTAGTCGTCCTCACCGTGGTGATCTTCTCCTTGCTCTTCACCCCCTACCACGTCATGCGCAACGTGCGGCTCGCTTCCCGAGTGCCAGCCCTGAACGTGTCTGGGTGCACGCAGGACGTCATCAGCGCCGTCTACATCGTCACGAGACCCATCGCCTTCCTCAATAGTGCCATTAAccctgttttttatttcttaatggGCGACCACTTCAGGGAGATGCTGATGGCAAAAGTAAGGCAGCTCTGGAGCAGGGTGACGACCACCAGCGAGTGA
- the SUCNR1 gene encoding succinate receptor 1 isoform X2, whose product MIRALEKYYLSTMYSLEFILGFIGNTIVVFGYIFCLKNWKSGNIYLFNLSLSDLLFLCTLPILVNSYSREQWAKESTWCYSNRFLLHANLYSSILFLTAISIDRYMLIKYPFREHVLQKRKSALIASAAIWVGVILELLPLVFFLEPKTPANNYKCLDYASSGDPTKSLIYSMFLTVFGFLIPLVIMCCFYVKMVLFLKNRSEQLSSLLTLEKPLTLVVLTVVIFSLLFTPYHVMRNVRLASRVPALNVSGCTQDVISAVYIVTRPIAFLNSAINPVFYFLMGDHFREMLMAKVRQLWSRVTTTSE is encoded by the coding sequence ATGATCAGAGCCCTAGAGAAGTATTATCTTTCCACCATGTACAGCCTTGAGTTCATTTTAGGCTTCATTGGGAACACCATTGTTGTGTTTGGCTATATCTTCTGcctgaaaaactggaaaagtGGCAATATCTACCTGTTCAATTTATCATTATcagatttattatttctgtgtaCTCTTCCAATACTCGTGAACAGCTACTCCAGAGAACAATGGGCGAAAGAGAGCACCTGGTGTTACAGCAACAGGTTCCTGCTGCATGCGAACCTGTACAGCAGCATCCTTTTTCTCACCGCCATCAGCATTGACCGATACATGCTCATCAAATACCCTTTCAGAGAACACGTCCTACAGAAGAGGAAATCGGCCCTTATCGCGTCTGCTGCCATATGGGTTGGGGTGATTCTGGAGCTCCTGCCCTTGGTGTTTTTCCTGGAGCCTAAAACACCTGCCAATAACTACAAGTGCCTTGATTACGCAAGCTCTGGAGACCCCACAAAAAGCCTCATCTATAGCATGTTTCTGACGGTCTTTGGGTTCCTCATCCCTCTTGTGATCATGTGCTGCTTCTACGTGAAGAtggttctttttcttaaaaacaggagtGAGCAGCTCAGTTCCCTCCTGACGCTCGAAAAGCCTCTGACTTTAGTCGTCCTCACCGTGGTGATCTTCTCCTTGCTCTTCACCCCCTACCACGTCATGCGCAACGTGCGGCTCGCTTCCCGAGTGCCAGCCCTGAACGTGTCTGGGTGCACGCAGGACGTCATCAGCGCCGTCTACATCGTCACGAGACCCATCGCCTTCCTCAATAGTGCCATTAAccctgttttttatttcttaatggGCGACCACTTCAGGGAGATGCTGATGGCAAAAGTAAGGCAGCTCTGGAGCAGGGTGACGACCACCAGCGAGTGA